From the genome of Marinobacter antarcticus, one region includes:
- the ftsH gene encoding ATP-dependent zinc metalloprotease FtsH, which translates to MTTQNTPEKQTPPVNQQPEIPKQYSFLWLSAAIFLAFMWLQDSGAPKLQELAYSEFKTAVVNDQVSEVTLKEENITGLFSDQGRASFSSGDNIQGSSPGFNTTRPPMDDPELLTILEAHDVTIRATSSGLPWWQELIRGFLPWILMLALMYWFWGSAQKRMTQGGGMFDYGRSKARRAVKETSTTTLNDVAGIESAKREIAEIIDFLKSPDKYRALGASMPKGVLLVGPPGTGKTLLARAIAGEAEVPFFSISASEFIEMFVGVGASRVRDMFANARKEAPALIFIDELDAIGRSRGAGVGGGHDEREQTLNQILTEMDGFESHENILVLAATNRPDVLDSALLRPGRFDRKITLDLPHKDARSAILAVHARKVPLAADVDLEQQAARTIGFSGADLKNLVNEAALTAARENLSEVTTHCFELARDRIVLGEERDARLSPEEREVVAYHESGHAIMAYYMPKADPLTRLTIIPHGMAMGVTEQTPKEDHYNYSESYLRDRIKVMLGGRSAEKIIYGEVTTGAQNDLKEATKLIRRMIGQWGMNEKIGPLGLSIGEEHVFLGREMGLPREFSEKMAELIDAEIQSELLALEKATIDFLTNHRNQLEALAKAVLKQENLSAEDVEKILHKEAARKIA; encoded by the coding sequence TCAAAACCGCCGTTGTTAACGACCAGGTCTCCGAGGTAACACTCAAGGAAGAGAATATAACCGGCCTGTTCAGCGATCAGGGCCGGGCTTCCTTCAGCTCCGGCGACAACATACAAGGCTCAAGCCCTGGGTTTAACACTACCCGGCCGCCGATGGATGACCCCGAACTGCTCACGATACTGGAGGCACATGATGTCACCATTCGGGCCACGTCTTCGGGACTACCTTGGTGGCAGGAACTGATTCGTGGCTTCCTGCCCTGGATATTGATGCTGGCCCTGATGTACTGGTTCTGGGGTTCCGCACAGAAGCGTATGACTCAGGGTGGCGGCATGTTTGATTACGGCCGTTCAAAAGCCCGCCGGGCGGTGAAAGAAACCTCAACCACAACACTGAATGACGTGGCCGGTATTGAGTCGGCCAAAAGGGAAATTGCGGAGATTATCGACTTCCTGAAGTCTCCGGATAAATACCGGGCACTGGGTGCGTCGATGCCCAAGGGTGTTCTTCTGGTAGGCCCGCCAGGTACAGGAAAAACCCTTCTTGCCCGCGCGATTGCAGGAGAAGCGGAAGTGCCCTTCTTCAGCATCAGCGCTTCAGAGTTCATTGAAATGTTTGTGGGTGTGGGCGCCTCAAGGGTCCGGGACATGTTTGCGAATGCCCGCAAGGAAGCACCAGCACTGATTTTTATTGATGAGCTGGATGCAATCGGCCGCTCCCGGGGCGCAGGCGTCGGTGGCGGGCACGATGAAAGGGAGCAGACGCTGAACCAGATTCTCACGGAAATGGATGGTTTCGAATCCCACGAGAATATTCTTGTACTGGCCGCCACCAACCGTCCGGATGTTCTGGACAGTGCCCTGCTCCGCCCTGGCCGCTTTGATCGCAAAATCACTCTGGATCTTCCACACAAGGACGCACGGAGTGCCATCCTCGCGGTGCATGCCCGCAAAGTGCCCCTGGCTGCAGACGTAGACCTGGAGCAACAGGCGGCCCGCACAATCGGTTTTTCCGGTGCAGATCTGAAAAACCTGGTGAACGAAGCAGCCCTGACAGCCGCCCGGGAAAACCTGAGTGAGGTTACGACTCACTGCTTTGAGCTCGCCCGCGACCGCATCGTTCTGGGCGAAGAACGCGACGCCCGGCTGTCACCGGAAGAGCGGGAAGTTGTTGCCTACCATGAGAGCGGGCACGCCATCATGGCCTACTACATGCCAAAGGCCGATCCTCTCACCCGGCTCACGATTATTCCCCACGGAATGGCTATGGGTGTTACCGAGCAGACGCCTAAAGAAGATCATTACAACTATTCCGAAAGCTATCTCAGAGACCGCATCAAGGTCATGCTGGGTGGACGCTCAGCCGAAAAAATTATCTATGGAGAAGTGACCACCGGTGCCCAGAATGATCTCAAGGAAGCCACCAAGCTGATCCGCCGGATGATCGGCCAATGGGGTATGAACGAAAAAATAGGGCCTCTGGGCCTGAGCATTGGTGAAGAGCACGTATTCCTTGGCCGTGAAATGGGCTTGCCCCGAGAGTTCAGTGAGAAGATGGCGGAGCTGATTGACGCTGAAATCCAGTCAGAACTCCTGGCTCTGGAAAAAGCCACTATCGATTTCCTCACTAATCACAGGAATCAGCTTGAAGCGCTGGCCAAGGCCGTTCTAAAGCAAGAAAACCTCTCAGCGGAAGACGTCGAAAAAATCCTCCACAAAGAGGCTGCCCGAAAAATCGCCTGA